TGCCCTGGGCCTGAATGGCACGAAGCAGCGTTTGCCCCGGCTCCACCGTAATTTGGCGGCCACCGAGGTTTTGCACTAACAACTTTGGCATATTAATTTTATATCTTTACAGACGAAGGAAAACCCAATGGAAGACAAATATAATCAATTACACCTGGAACGGTACAGCAAACAGCTGGCAAATCTGCTATGCGACCGTCATTTTGCCTCTTACGATACGCTGAATGGCCCTCAGCTGATGGGCTTTACCCCCGTCAAGCAGGTTAATCTTTTCGTGATAAAGGAACTGCTGCTCCGCTGGCACCACGAGATGGCTAACCTGCGCAGCCCCTACTTCGATTATGAGCACGAGGAGGTAAAAGAGGCTTTGCTGCACTTTATGAACGTGCTCTCGCGCAAGATCCTGATGAAGCGCAACGCCTTCGAGCCCCTGCTGCAAAAGGCCATTTACGACACGTTTCTGGTAGTGCTGGACCCGGTAAGCACATTCGAGGAGAAATTCCTGCGCATACAAGAAGAGATCACCCTGCCCAAATTGCAGGAAAACCTCAAATACATTGATATTGACAAACCGCTGTTTGCGGGCTTTGTGGAAACACTTTCGCCTACAAACCGCGACCGTGACTATATCCTGAGCCGCTTCCGGCTGTATGTGAACGCCAACCAGGGCAGCCGTACCACGTTAGATGAGCTGGTAACCCGCTTTGCTCCCCTGCTGCCCCTTACACCCGAAGAACTGACCGGCAAGAGCGCCACGTCCGCACCAGCCATACCTGCTAAGCCTACCCCTGTTGCCCCTGAGGAAGAAAAAGACGTAGTCGCGCCTATTCACACGGCGCAGCGCGAGGCACCGGTGCCGGTGCGCCCGGCGTATACATCGGCCAAAGACGAGACGGAGGACGAAGAGGAGGCCGAGGCAAACAAGCGCCCGACCCTGAACGATAACTTCCGGAAAGCAGCGGCGCCAGCCTCGCTGGCAGATGCCCACAGCAACCGTAGAATCGAATCGCTGAAAAACTCCATTTCCATTAACCAGCGTTTCAGCTTCATAAACGAATTGTTTGAAGGCGACAACCTGACCTACTACCAGGCCATCCAGACGCTGGATGCGATGCAGAGCGCCGCACAGGCGCACCAGTACGTGCAGCAGCAGCTGGCTTCTAAGTATGACTGGAGCAGGAAACAGGAGCATGTCCAGAAATTGCTGCGCCTGATCGACCGGAAATTCGCTTAACAGGCACCTCTTTCATACAGCGCCCCGGCTTTCCGGGGCGTTTTTGTTTTTACGGCTTTTTACTTAGTGCCAGCAGGATAGCGGCGGCTGTTTCAGGGGCATTCACAAAATCTTCTGAAACACACGCAAAGAGGCCACGTACGGAGTTGGAAATAAGCATGTGAAACATTAATTATGCAGCTGCTTTGCCGGATGCTGTTGCCGGCAAGGCCTGAAATGGCGCCAATGCTGCCGCTCTTACAGGCCCTGCCGCGACACAAAGTGCACGCACGACCGTAACTATTATTATATTAACCCTATTATCAGCCATGAAAGACGATTTGGATTATGACGACGACTTCGCTTACAACAACTTTGATGACGAAGAAGAGGACGACGACTTTGGGATGACGTTTGAGGAGGATTTGTACCTGATGATAAGGGAAAAACTCCGCGACACCATTCAGGAGTACAAAGGCAAATACCCTTTGCTGAAAAAACTGGAAAATGCGGTAAGTTCCTTTAAAGTGAACGCCAAGAATACCGATGATTCTAAGTTTTACCCTTTGGCGGCCAAGTTGCTAAGCGAACACATCAAGCCCCTGACAGAGGAATCGGAAGAAATTCAGGAGATTTACGACAACATGCAAACCGACATCACGCGCTTTAAGAACCAGCGCGCCCATGGCTTCGAGGGTGATTTTTACCTTTCAGCCTAAAACCATATTTCTACCCAGCTTATCAAAAGGCCCCTCCGGTTGCAACCCGGTGGGGCCTTTACTTTTTTGCTGCGCACAACAGGATACCGATTATATTTATTGAAAGCCTGTTAAAACATTGGTTAACCGGTTTTATGACAAAGCCGTACATATAGTGCAATTATCCATAGGTGCTTGCAGAGTAAAAGTATATATTTGCATGCAGCACAATGAATGCAACCATTTGGTGGCTTTTGGAATCTTGATTATGAACCTATACCGAAAGCTGTGATACTGACGTGCCTACGCTACCCAAAACATATCAAACTTAATACCCCTTCAGCCATGGTTAATACTAGGCTTTTAGCAGGGGAGCAATACCTGATTCAAACAGTGGATAAAAGACTGGCGCTTACTACCCACCGTGTTATTCAACGCTTTGCTCCCTGGTCTTTCCGCAGAAACAAATTCCTGTTTCTGGAAGATATTGAAGCATGGAAAGTAAAAGCCACCGGCAACAGCCTTTACCTCTCGTTAAGCATTGCCTCTGCCCTGGCTGTTTATTTCAACGATTCGTTTGCCTTGCTGAGCGGCTTTTTTATTACCCTGTTTCTGATGACGCGCTACCGCCGCATCCACATTTTTTCGGCCGACCAGGTATTGGTATTGCCGCTGGAAGTGGAAGAAAGCCACGCGAGCAGCCTCATAGAAATGGTGCGGCAGGCACAACAAGACCGCATTAACCGGCTAAAGCAAACGGCGCCCGAAACAGCAGCCCAGCCGCTGGAGCAACCGGTTTATAGTTTAAGCGCCTAGCCCGGCGCTTTTTTTCTGCCCTCCGCGCCTGTAACGCAATAACTTGGCATCAATGTCGTATTATCGCTATCTTTCGGTGTTTATAGTCCGGATACAGTATGCTAGCAGATGAATTGACGTACCAGAACAAAGTGAAGGCGAACCAGCAGAAGATTAAGCAGGTGCTAAGTGAAGTGGGCAAAGTGGTGGTTGGCCAGTCGTATATGGTCAACCGCTTGCTGATCGGCTTATTTACCGGCGGCCACATTTTGCTGGAGGGCGTGCCCGGCCTGGCCAAAACACTGACCATCAACTCGCTGTCCAAAGCTTTGCGCCTGGATTTCCAGCGGATCCAGTTCACGCCCGATCTGCTCCCCTCCGACCTCATCGGCACGATGATCTATAACCAGAATGCCTCTAAGTTCGAGGTGAAGAAGGGGCCTATCTTTGCCAACCTCATCCTTGCCGACGAAGTAAACCGCTCGCCGGCCAAAGTGCAGTCGGCGCTGCTGGAGGCGATGCAGGAAAAGCAAGTAACCATTGGCGAAACCACCTACGACCTGGATCTGCCGTTCCTGGTACTGGCCACGCAAAACCCCGTGGAGCACGAAGGCACCTATCCCCTGCCTGAAGCACAGGTAGACCGCTTTATGATGAAAGTATACATCGACTACCCTAAAAAGGCCGATGAACTGGAGATCATGCGCCGCATGGCCAACATGTCGTTTAACGACTCGGTGAATAAAGTGCTTTCCAAGCAGGATATTTTCGACATACGCAACGAGATAAACCAAGTACAGATCTCCGAAACGCTGGAGCGCTACATCATCGAGCTGGTGTTTGCCACGCGGCGGCCGGCCGAGTATGACCTGGCTGATTTTGCGCCTTACATTCAGTTTGGCGTATCGCCGCGCGCCAGCATCTCCCTGAACCGGGCTGCCAAAGCCGTGGCCTACTTTGACGAGCGCGATTATGTGCTGCCCGAGGACATCAAAGAGGTCGCGCACGATGTGATGAACCACCGCATTATCCTCAACTACGAAGCAGAAGCCGACGGCATCGCCACCAAAGATTTTATCGAAGCCATCCTGCGCAAAGTGCCGATCAGCTAACGATCAGCTTACTTAACTGGATTTATACTTGCCTAACACATTTCTGCAGGGCCGCAAAGCTGGCTTTCGGCTGGGTGCTTATACTTGCTATACTTCTCCTCACATAAAAGAGCCCGCCATACCTGGCGGGCTCTTCGCAAACCGGGAGACTAAGCCGATCCGCTCAGACTGCACCGAATGTTCTCACCCATACATCTGCAGCCTGTATCTGTTTGAGGGATTAATAATCCGCGTTAACAGGATCAAAGTTAGTCCAGCCGGCAGTCCAGTCAGTTGCACCGAAAGCGCCTCTGTAGGCCACTTGCTCAAAGCCTGCCAGTCCGGTAAAGTCAGCACCTGTTAGCAGCTCAGAACCGGCACCAGGCACAAAAGTCGGTGCACCAGCCTGCTTAAACGAACCTTCTACTTTCATATCGGCATTGGCTGCTTTCTGCGCGTTGTTGTTGCTTGTGAACCAGGCATTGATGTCGAACTGGTTATCCTTCACGTTTAGCGGAGTAGTCGAAGCAATGATCACGTTGTTCTTGAACTGCAGTGTGTTGTTGGTGGCGTTACTTGCCGTAGCCACACCATCCAGCAGCAAACCTTTTGGCCAGCCTGCAATTACCGAGTTGTAAACCGAAATACTGCTGTTGCGGCGGATGTGCATGCCACTGGCGAACTGTGAGTTAACGGTAGTGGTAGGCGTAGCCAGCGGGCCGAACAAGCTCACATTGGAGAACCTGGCGCTTGTCACCGGGCCGTTGGTGGTGCCTTTGCTATCGTTGTCCGACTCAAAACCGTTGGAGCTCGATACGTCGGCCACATTCGGATCAGCGATCCCTACCAGGTACTGCAGCGTGCCGGAGTAACCGTTGTCGGTATCGAACATGTCGTCTACATTCTTGTAAGCGACCAGGTGTTTGGCATTCACGTTGCCCCCAAACCACTCGAAAGAATCATCGCCGCTATAAGATACTTGTACAAAGTCAATCTCTGTACCGCTACCCACGCCGCCCAAAGTGATGCCGTTGATCTCGTTATCGGTCTGGTAAGCAATGCCGCCAAACTCCACGCGCACATACTTGAGCACGCCCGAGTTATCATCGGCTTTGCTGCCCCCATACATTCTGTCTACGCCACCCTCGATGGCTGCGGAGCTACCCAGGTTTACGGGCGCATTACCCAGTATGATCAGGCCGCCCCAGTCGCCGGCTTTGCGGGCACCTTTGGCTTCGTTGGAAGTGAAAACGATCGGCTTATCGGCAGTACCGCGAGCAATAATCTGCGCGCCGCGCTCGATGATCAGAGAGCCTTTTGTATTCTTATCGCCTTTGATGATGGTGCCTGGCTCGATGGTTAGTTTGGCAGGCGCCTGCACGTAGACAAATCCCTTCAACAAGTATTTCTTGTCTGCCTTCAGCGTCATGTCAGCTGTGATATTGCCGCTAAGCTCCACCACACCGGT
This window of the Pontibacter liquoris genome carries:
- a CDS encoding AAA family ATPase, with the protein product MLADELTYQNKVKANQQKIKQVLSEVGKVVVGQSYMVNRLLIGLFTGGHILLEGVPGLAKTLTINSLSKALRLDFQRIQFTPDLLPSDLIGTMIYNQNASKFEVKKGPIFANLILADEVNRSPAKVQSALLEAMQEKQVTIGETTYDLDLPFLVLATQNPVEHEGTYPLPEAQVDRFMMKVYIDYPKKADELEIMRRMANMSFNDSVNKVLSKQDIFDIRNEINQVQISETLERYIIELVFATRRPAEYDLADFAPYIQFGVSPRASISLNRAAKAVAYFDERDYVLPEDIKEVAHDVMNHRIILNYEAEADGIATKDFIEAILRKVPIS
- a CDS encoding T9SS C-terminal target domain-containing protein, which encodes MKMMKKGSTLLLLALLGVATVSCDDKNDSDTVTPIDQTTGVVELSGNITADMTLKADKKYLLKGFVYVQAPAKLTIEPGTIIKGDKNTKGSLIIERGAQIIARGTADKPIVFTSNEAKGARKAGDWGGLIILGNAPVNLGSSAAIEGGVDRMYGGSKADDNSGVLKYVRVEFGGIAYQTDNEINGITLGGVGSGTEIDFVQVSYSGDDSFEWFGGNVNAKHLVAYKNVDDMFDTDNGYSGTLQYLVGIADPNVADVSSSNGFESDNDSKGTTNGPVTSARFSNVSLFGPLATPTTTVNSQFASGMHIRRNSSISVYNSVIAGWPKGLLLDGVATASNATNNTLQFKNNVIIASTTPLNVKDNQFDINAWFTSNNNAQKAANADMKVEGSFKQAGAPTFVPGAGSELLTGADFTGLAGFEQVAYRGAFGATDWTAGWTNFDPVNADY